The proteins below are encoded in one region of Cucurbita pepo subsp. pepo cultivar mu-cu-16 chromosome LG10, ASM280686v2, whole genome shotgun sequence:
- the LOC111804530 gene encoding vacuolar cation/proton exchanger 3-like encodes MASQSEPWLMENGTLKRLTKESRHGHGRTAHNLSSSSLRKKSDLTLVSKIQFGCLRKFLINLQEVILGTKLSILFPAIPLAIVAQSFGFGRPWIFALSLLGLTPLAERVSFLTEQIAYFTGPTVGGLLNATCGNATELIIAILALTQGKIDVVKFSLLGSVLSNLLLVLGTSLFCGGIINKEQTYDRRQADVNALMLMLSLLCHLLPLLFGYAASSASSASTAAASTLHLSRASSIVMLAAYIAYLVFQLWTHRTLFETEETEDDDVSGEEAVIGFWSAFAWLAGMTLLIALLSEYVVNTIEEASTTWGLSVSFLSIILLPIVGNAAEHAGAIIFAFKNKLDISLGVALGSATQIALFVIPLCVIVAWTMGVDMDLNFNLMETGSLGLAIIATAFTLQDGTSHYIKGLILLLCYIIIAACFFVSKTQEDDNNAPNLGLQSSSQSIFRA; translated from the exons AACGGAACCCTTAAGCGCTTAACCAAGGAGAGTCGCCACGGCCATGGCCGAACTGCCCACAACTTGTCCTCCTCTTCCCTACGCAAAAAGTCCGATTTAACCCTCGTCTCCAAAATCCAATTCGGCTGTCTCCGCAAGTTCCTCATCAATCTTCAGGAGGTCATTTTGGGAACTAAACTTTCCATTCTCTTCCCTGCCATTCCGCTCGCTATTGTCGCTCAGAGTTTCGGGTTTGGAAGA cCGTGGAtttttgctttgagcttgcTTGGCCTCACGCCATTGGCTGAACGTGTCAGCTTCCTGACCGA GCAAATCGCTTATTTCACCGGCCCAACAG TTGGGGGGCTTTTGAATGCAACATGTGGGAATGCGACGGAGCTGATAATTGCAATTCTGGCGCTGACACAAGGAAAGATAGACGTGGTGAAGTTCTCTCTTTTGGGCTCTGTTCTTTCCaaccttcttcttgttcttggcaCCTCTCTCTTCTGTGGTGGCATTATTAATAAAGAGCAGACTTATGACAGA AGGCAAGCGGATGTGAACGCACTAATGCTGATGCTGTCATTACTGTGCCACCTATTGCCGTTATTGTTTGGGTACGCCGCCTCCTCCGCCTCCTCCGCCTCCACTGCCGCCGCCTCCACCCTCCACTTGTCCAGAGCCAGCAGCATTGTAATGCTCGCCGCTTACATTGCTTACTTGGTCTTCCAACTCTGGACTCACCGGACATTATTTGAAACTGAG GAAACCGAAGACGACGACGTTTCTGGAGAAGAGGCAGTGATCGGATTCTGGAGTGCATTTGCATGGCTTGCTGGAATGACACTTCTTATTGCTTTGCTGTCCGAATACGTTGTCAACACAATTgag gAAGCATCTACTACTTGGGGTTTGTCGGTCAGTTTCCTTAGTATAATCTTGCTCCCAATTGTCGGAAATGCAGCCGAACACGCCGGAGCTATCATATTCGCCTTCAAGAATAAGTTG gACATATCATTGGGAGTTGCATTGGGATCTGCAACACAAATTGCACTTTTTGTG ATTCCACTATGTGTGATAGTTGCTTGGACAATGGGAGTGGACATGGACCTGAACTTTAACCTCATGGAAACGGGGTCGCTTGGGTTGGCCATTATTGCCACGGCCTTCACTTTACAAGATGGAACCTCTCACTATATTAAAGGCCTCATTCTTCTCCTCTGCTACATTATCATTGCTGCTTGCTTCTTTGTTTCCAAGACTCAAGAAG ATGACAACAATGCCCCCAACTTGGGACTCCAATCATCAAGCCAATCAATCTTCAGAGCTTAA
- the LOC111804533 gene encoding uncharacterized protein LOC111804533 — protein sequence MFALEFTFYAVGICSFSGTTTAAASNAAISELHPFQVDGLVIFLMMFQNNGACMQTSLAVQTAPLILLLHASYLFSTIGFPWHSYQGTVDCNREEIIQVWERFTRPSIIFDVSLELMDGEKFSSTVFFYYHSLPTSVHCSIFVLARSLTRFLS from the exons ATGTTTGCCTTAGAATTCACTTTTTAC GCAGTTGGTATATGCTCCTTCTCTGGAACTACTACTGCAGCCGCTTCTAATGCTGCCATCAG tGAGTTGCATCCTTTCCAGGTGGACGGTTTGGTAATCTTTTTGATGATGTTCCAGAACAATGGCGCATGTATGCAGACTTCATTGGCAGTGCAGACAG CACCTTTGATCTTGCTACTCCATGCATCCTATCTATTTTCTACCATTGGCTTCCCTTGGCATTCTTACCAAG GAACGGTTGATTGCAACAGAGAAGAAATCATACAAGTGTGGGAAAGATTTACAAGGCCATCAATTATCTTTGATGTATCATTGGAGTTAATGGATGGAGAAAAATTTTCTTCCACGGTATTCTTCTACTACCACTCCCTTCCCACATCGGTTCACTGCAGTATCTTTGTTTTGGCTCGTAGCTTAACGAGGTTTTTAAGCTAA